A single Corvus hawaiiensis isolate bCorHaw1 chromosome 26, bCorHaw1.pri.cur, whole genome shotgun sequence DNA region contains:
- the PLEKHF2 gene encoding pleckstrin homology domain-containing family F member 2, whose protein sequence is MVDRLANSEANTRRISIVENCFGAAGQPLTIPGRVLIGEGVLTKLCRKKPKARQFFLFNDILVYGNIVIQKKKYNKQHIIPLENVTIDSIQDEGDLRNGWLIKTPTKSFAVYAATATEKSEWMNHINKCVSDLLSKSGKTPSNEHAAVWVPDSEATVCMRCQKAKFTPVNRRHHCRKCGFVVCGPCSEKRFLLPSQSSKPVRICDFCYDLLSTGEMTACQSSRSDSYSQSPKSSLNDVSDDDDDEDSSD, encoded by the coding sequence ATGGTGGATCGCTTGGCAAACAGTGAGGCAAATACTAGAAGAATAAGTATAGTGGAAAACTGCTTTGGAGCAGCTGGTCAACCCCTGACTATTCCTGGCCGTGTTCTGATTGGAGAGGGAGTACTAACAAAACTTTGTAGGAAGAAGCCCAAAGCAAGGCAGTTCTTCCTATTCAATGACATTCTTGTTTATGGTAACATTGTCATCCAGAAGAAGAAATACAATAAACAGCACATAATCCCACTGGAAAACGTCACTATTGATTCCATCCAGGATGAGGGAGACTTACGGAATGGGTGGCTTATCAAGACACCAACAAAGTCTTTTGCGGTTTATGCTGCCACTGCTACAGAGAAGTCTGAGTGGATGAACCACATAAATAAGTGTGTTTCTGATTTGCTTTCCAAAAGTGGGAAGACTCCTAGCAATGAACACGCAGCTGTGTGGGTACCGGACTCGGAAGCCACTGTGTGCATGCGCTGTCAGAAAGCCAAGTTTACACCCGTCAACCGCCGTCACCACTGTCGCAAGTGCGGCTTTGTTGTGTGCGGGCCTTGCTCGGAAAAGAGGTTTCTGCTCCCGAGCCAGTCTTCCAAGCCAGTGAGAATCTGCGACTTCTGCTATGATCTTCTTTCTACCGGGGAGATGACTGCTTGTCAGTCCTCTAGGTCAGACTCCTACAGCCAGTCACCTAAGTCATCTTTAAATGATGTatctgatgatgatgatgatgaagacaGTAGCGATTAA